Proteins found in one Crassostrea angulata isolate pt1a10 chromosome 3, ASM2561291v2, whole genome shotgun sequence genomic segment:
- the LOC128175283 gene encoding uncharacterized protein LOC128175283 yields MIKMWNICMIVCLCVLAVDSQLIYTANNDGQQTLQDMLHILESQKKYSDLILLRQANITDFLRTTPCNLQYQGEFVVFDEDVKRSFKTSFDSCKSDCLKSTQCRTMYRLNGFRFIVNKDVEHSPYAGSMLYHKVCTGIYDDVREVLRQLSELIQKVNDISSEVKSLREGLTKANIIS; encoded by the exons GTATGATTGTTTGTCTTTGTGTATTGGCTGTAGACTCGCAGCTGATATATACAGCTAATAATGATGGACAACAAACTCTACAAGATATGCTTCACATCCTAGAATCTCAAAAGAAGTATTCAGATCTTATTTTGTTGAGGCAAGCGAATATCACCGATTTTC TACGGACAACTCCTTGTAATCTTCAATATCAAGGcgaatttgttgtttttgatgAAGATGTTAAGCGTTCCTTCAAAACATCCTTTGATTCATGCAAGTCGGACTGTTTGAAGTCAACTCAATGCCGAACTATGTATCGTCTTAACGGATTCCGTTTCATCGTTAACAAGGATGTTGAACATAGTCCATATGCAGGCTCGATGTTATATCATAAAGTGTGTACTGGAATATATG ATGATGTTAGAGAAGTGCTAAGACAGCTATCAGAATTAATTCAAAAAGTAAATGATATCAGCAGTGAAGTCAAGAGTCTACGAGAGGGGTTGACAAAGgccaatattatatcataa